The sequence GACCTGAGGGGACACATCTCCGAAGGAGATATGTCCCCTGAAACTTTGCGTCCCTTCCCTACGGTATTCTGACTACGCCGCAGCAGTGGCCTTCTTGGCAAGCTTGGAGATCAAAGCCTGGATCTCCGAGACCATCTGCTCCGTGACCTTCACGGTCTCCTTGACAAAGCTGTCCTCAGAGGCCGGTGCGTGCGCCTCCGGGTAGTCGTCAATGATCCGCGCCCCGCGCTTATCGTCCTTCTCCTTGGAAATACGCACTGCGTCACAAATGATCTTCTGCATGTCCGCAAGCTTCTGCAGCAGATCCTCGACAGCCACGCCCGGAAGCTCCGCGTTCAGTACGGCGCGCTCGTGCTCCCAACGCGCGTCACTGGTTTTGTCTTCCAAGACCGTGGTGCCGGCATTATTCTCCAGTTGCTTCTTCAGACCCAGAAGTCCGTAATACTGCAGATAGAAGGTGTACGTCTCGATCGCCTTTTCGCGGGAAGCTTCCAGCAAGTAGTTCTTGCCCAGGCCCTTGATATCGCGATCCGAGTAAACTTCCTTCTTCTCGGCCACACTTTGCAAACGCTTGCGCGCCTCAATTACCAGGTCAATGATATCCGGACGAAGCACTTCAAAGACCAGTTCGGAACGGCGGGCCTTGTTGCGCTTCATGTACTTGCCCTCATTGCGCTTGACCGTATAGATATTGTCGGAAAGCACCCACGCGGGCATGATCTCGTTGTAGGCCGGAGAAACGCCCGGGTAGAACTTGGCAGGCGTATTGATCAGGGAGAACGGAAATTCGACGCGTTGCGGCAAAGCATTCACGGCCGTAGCCACAATCGAGTAAGGCGCATTGCTGAAGTTGGACGGGAACTTGATGTTCACACCCAAACCAAAGAAAGTGCCTTCCCCTGCCCAAATCTCCTGATCCGGGGCCTTGGACGTGTGGTTGGAGCCCACATTGGCGCCATAACCCACGTTCCCCTTGCCCTCGGGCCAGTAAGCGGCGATCAAGAGGGACTGATGGTGGAATCCCACAAAAGGCCCGACCAGACAAGCCGTGACTTCGCCCTCGGCAATCCCCGTGTTCGGACCCAAGAGAGACTGCGTGACCTTGCCGTGGCGCTCCACGTGAGAATGTTCGGTCATCACGGACTGATCCACGATCGCGCCGGAAGCCACTTCACAACCCCATTGGATCAGCGAAGAGCGCACCCATGCGCCGTCCAGAATCTCCGTGGCCTCGCCCTCGTTGGAAAGAATGGTGCTTTTCTCCACAGCCGTGATTTGTTCGATCCTGGCGCCCGGGCCCACAAAAGTAT is a genomic window of Candidatus Omnitrophota bacterium containing:
- a CDS encoding DUF4954 family protein produces the protein MAAKDTKAILDSIKKTMEASELSAALNAKRAGSWKAVSKDQIAQLEAQGNAAEDWSKIQVVHGFKPEWVKNTYFGGEVKIGNLSGKIELKGGIQIPAGIIGSRVIDSTIGNNVLVSGVTLLANYIVEDNAVVMDSGIVAVQGETSFGNGTEISFAIETGGREVRVFTEITVDQAAALASSRGDKQFLAGYGRLLEAYLQKVTATQGIIGKGARLIGVPRLVDTFVGPGARIEQITAVEKSTILSNEGEATEILDGAWVRSSLIQWGCEVASGAIVDQSVMTEHSHVERHGKVTQSLLGPNTGIAEGEVTACLVGPFVGFHHQSLLIAAYWPEGKGNVGYGANVGSNHTSKAPDQEIWAGEGTFFGLGVNIKFPSNFSNAPYSIVATAVNALPQRVEFPFSLINTPAKFYPGVSPAYNEIMPAWVLSDNIYTVKRNEGKYMKRNKARRSELVFEVLRPDIIDLVIEARKRLQSVAEKKEVYSDRDIKGLGKNYLLEASREKAIETYTFYLQYYGLLGLKKQLENNAGTTVLEDKTSDARWEHERAVLNAELPGVAVEDLLQKLADMQKIICDAVRISKEKDDKRGARIIDDYPEAHAPASEDSFVKETVKVTEQMVSEIQALISKLAKKATAAA